The following are encoded in a window of Halorarum salinum genomic DNA:
- the ahbB gene encoding siroheme decarboxylase subunit beta, with protein sequence MSALEGGDWREGLDGVDARLVDDYQSGFPVAERPFRVVAGDLGIGEDEVVERVRRLRDRGVFRRFGAVLNPPVIGSSTLAAVRAPEDRFAEVAEVVNGYRQVNHNYRRDHEWNVWFVVTAGDRARRDEILAEIEAETGCDVLHLPMLTDFYIDLEFPVFNDDSFARESIEHTEASATRISEDAAGDLSDLDARLLLEIQDGFPLSATPYRDVAGAVDADVDDVLAAVERLRERGCIKRIGCVVNHLVTGFRNNCMVVWDVPDDRLDELGERAGELPYVTLCYHRPRRPEQGWEYNLFTMVHGREAEAVDAKVDELAADYLPFEHERLYSTETLKQTGARYEDLVGSE encoded by the coding sequence ATGAGCGCGCTGGAGGGCGGGGACTGGCGCGAGGGCCTCGACGGGGTCGACGCCCGTCTCGTCGACGACTACCAGAGCGGCTTCCCGGTCGCCGAGCGGCCGTTCCGCGTCGTCGCCGGGGACCTCGGAATCGGGGAGGACGAGGTCGTCGAGCGCGTCCGCCGCCTGCGCGACCGGGGTGTCTTCCGGCGCTTCGGCGCCGTGCTCAACCCTCCGGTCATCGGCTCCTCCACGCTGGCGGCGGTGCGGGCGCCCGAGGATCGCTTCGCGGAGGTGGCCGAGGTCGTCAACGGCTACCGGCAGGTGAACCACAACTACCGGCGCGACCACGAGTGGAACGTGTGGTTCGTCGTGACCGCGGGCGACCGGGCGCGCCGGGACGAGATTCTCGCCGAAATCGAGGCGGAGACGGGGTGTGACGTGCTGCACCTCCCGATGCTGACCGACTTCTACATCGACCTGGAGTTCCCGGTGTTCAACGACGACTCGTTCGCGCGGGAGTCCATCGAGCACACCGAGGCGTCCGCGACGCGCATCTCCGAGGACGCCGCGGGCGACCTGTCGGACCTCGACGCGCGACTGCTGCTGGAGATACAGGACGGGTTCCCCCTCTCGGCCACGCCGTACCGCGACGTGGCCGGGGCGGTGGACGCCGACGTGGACGACGTGCTCGCCGCGGTCGAGCGCCTGCGCGAGCGGGGCTGCATCAAGCGCATCGGCTGCGTCGTGAACCACCTCGTCACCGGGTTCCGGAACAACTGCATGGTCGTCTGGGACGTGCCGGACGACCGCCTGGACGAACTCGGCGAGCGCGCCGGCGAACTCCCGTACGTGACGCTGTGTTACCACCGGCCGCGCCGACCCGAACAGGGCTGGGAGTACAACCTGTTCACGATGGTCCACGGCCGGGAGGCGGAGGCGGTGGACGCGAAGGTCGACGAACTGGCCGCCGACTACCTCCCGTTCGAGCACGAGCGGCTCTACTCGACGGAGACGCTGAAGCAGACGGGCGCGCGGTACGAGGATCTGGTCGGTTCGGAGTAG
- a CDS encoding ABC transporter ATP-binding protein — translation MSEPLLSVENLKTQFFTEEGTVRAVDGVSFDVHEGEIVGLVGESGAGKSVATSSILRLVDSPGEIVDGEITFKGRTLFGLEEDASGEPRPSDGMLSEEEMRREIRGTEIAIIFQDPMESLNPVFTVGGQLREFIELNRDLDEAAAKEEAIDMLREVGIPDPEARYDEYPHQFSGGMRQRVLIAMALACQPDLIIADEPTTALDVTVEGQILELVSDLQEKYDTAFVWVTHDMSVVAEICDRVNVMYLGEIIEQAPVDELFYDTKHPYTRALLDSMPRPDETVEELEPIRGVMPEAINPPSGCRFHPRCPEAREVCTEFHPEPRDVSDPGEPSHAAACVMHDAFDVGYDGSRPLEEEASGGFRAGLTQIGGGSDE, via the coding sequence ATGAGCGAACCACTACTCAGCGTCGAGAACCTCAAGACGCAGTTCTTCACCGAAGAGGGCACCGTGCGGGCCGTCGACGGCGTCTCCTTCGACGTCCACGAGGGCGAGATCGTCGGGCTCGTCGGCGAGTCCGGGGCCGGCAAGTCCGTCGCCACCTCGAGCATCCTCAGGCTCGTCGACAGCCCCGGCGAGATCGTCGACGGCGAGATCACGTTCAAGGGCCGGACGCTGTTCGGCCTCGAGGAGGACGCCTCCGGCGAGCCCCGGCCGAGCGACGGGATGCTCTCCGAGGAGGAGATGCGCCGGGAGATCCGGGGGACCGAGATCGCCATCATCTTCCAGGACCCGATGGAGTCGCTGAACCCGGTCTTCACCGTCGGGGGACAGCTCAGGGAGTTCATCGAACTCAACCGGGACCTGGACGAGGCCGCGGCAAAGGAGGAGGCGATCGACATGCTCCGGGAGGTCGGCATCCCGGACCCGGAGGCACGCTACGACGAGTACCCCCACCAGTTCTCGGGCGGGATGCGCCAGCGCGTCCTCATCGCGATGGCGCTGGCGTGCCAGCCGGACCTCATCATCGCCGACGAGCCGACGACCGCCCTCGACGTCACCGTCGAGGGCCAGATCCTCGAACTCGTGAGCGACCTCCAGGAGAAGTACGACACCGCGTTCGTCTGGGTCACCCACGACATGAGCGTCGTCGCCGAGATCTGCGACCGCGTCAACGTGATGTACCTCGGGGAGATCATCGAGCAGGCGCCGGTCGACGAGCTGTTCTACGACACCAAGCACCCGTACACGCGGGCGCTGCTCGACTCGATGCCCCGCCCCGACGAGACCGTCGAGGAGCTGGAGCCGATCCGGGGGGTGATGCCCGAGGCGATCAACCCGCCGTCGGGCTGTCGGTTCCACCCGCGCTGTCCCGAGGCCCGGGAGGTCTGCACTGAGTTCCACCCCGAGCCGCGGGACGTGAGCGACCCCGGCGAGCCGTCACACGCCGCAGCCTGCGTGATGCACGACGCATTCGACGTGGGCTACGACGGGAGCAGGCCGCTCGAGGAGGAGGCGTCCGGCGGGTTCCGCGCCGGGCTCACCCAGATCGGGGGTGGGAGCGATGAGTGA
- a CDS encoding ABC transporter permease, which translates to MTITFFLANQIPGDPVSIMLGPTPAQEQVEMIRAKYGLDRPLHERYFSYMAGVFTGDLGYSLYYDRPVLETIVRVLPVTLLLMLSSFAFAIATAVPLGVLSAKRRNEPTDHLSRIVSLVGVSTPSFWIGLVLIIVFGFHLDVFPARGLVLPWADPIDVRGASTRLGVLLTSIHHLILPMVALGTLQMAQITRIERSSMVDSLQGEYVKLARAYGVPESTIVRKHAFQVAQLPVITIIGLGLSTALGGAVLTETVFEIQGMGRLIITGINNQDYELIMGTTFMFGLAYVVGVIITDIAYAYIDPRVTYGDK; encoded by the coding sequence ATCACGATCACGTTCTTCCTGGCTAACCAGATCCCCGGGGACCCAGTCAGCATCATGCTCGGTCCCACGCCGGCACAGGAGCAGGTCGAGATGATCAGGGCCAAGTACGGGCTCGACCGGCCGCTCCACGAGCGCTACTTCTCGTACATGGCCGGCGTCTTCACCGGCGACCTGGGCTACAGCCTCTACTACGACCGCCCGGTGCTCGAGACGATCGTCCGCGTGCTCCCGGTGACGCTGCTGCTCATGCTCTCGTCGTTCGCGTTCGCCATCGCAACCGCCGTCCCGCTCGGCGTGCTCTCGGCGAAGCGGCGCAACGAGCCCACGGACCACCTCTCGCGGATCGTCTCGTTGGTCGGCGTGTCGACGCCGTCGTTCTGGATCGGGCTGGTGCTCATCATCGTCTTCGGCTTCCACCTCGACGTGTTCCCCGCACGCGGGCTGGTGTTGCCGTGGGCCGACCCGATCGACGTCCGGGGGGCCTCGACGCGGCTCGGCGTGCTCCTCACGTCGATCCACCACCTCATCCTCCCGATGGTCGCGCTGGGGACGCTCCAGATGGCACAGATCACCCGCATCGAGCGGTCGTCGATGGTCGACTCCCTGCAGGGCGAATACGTGAAGCTCGCGCGCGCCTACGGCGTTCCCGAGTCGACCATCGTCCGCAAACACGCGTTCCAGGTCGCACAGCTTCCGGTCATCACCATCATCGGCCTCGGGCTGTCGACGGCGCTCGGGGGCGCGGTGCTGACCGAGACGGTGTTCGAGATACAGGGGATGGGTCGACTCATCATCACCGGCATCAACAATCAGGACTACGAGCTCATCATGGGCACGACGTTCATGTTCGGGCTCGCCTACGTGGTTGGCGTCATCATCACGGACATCGCGTACGCGTACATCGACCCGCGCGTCACGTACGGTGACAAATAA
- a CDS encoding ferredoxin, producing the protein MSDLEAEVRTASDYGGEGPPVEEKPYKIVFEANACFGAGKCAEVADNWEMDLDSGMARPKSYYVAEEDLEENLRAAKVCPAKKDVGCIHVVDRRTDEELAPDPHGDGTLSVDW; encoded by the coding sequence ATGAGCGACCTGGAGGCCGAGGTCCGGACCGCCAGCGACTACGGGGGGGAGGGGCCGCCCGTCGAGGAGAAGCCGTACAAGATCGTCTTCGAGGCGAACGCCTGCTTCGGCGCCGGCAAGTGCGCCGAGGTCGCCGACAACTGGGAGATGGACCTTGACTCCGGCATGGCCCGGCCGAAGTCCTACTACGTCGCGGAGGAGGACCTCGAGGAGAACCTCCGCGCCGCCAAGGTGTGTCCCGCGAAGAAGGACGTCGGCTGCATCCACGTCGTCGACCGCCGCACCGACGAGGAACTGGCGCCGGACCCGCACGGGGACGGCACCCTGAGCGTGGACTGGTGA
- a CDS encoding ABC transporter permease: protein MATNTQEVDERTDDEQGGPNAVESRVGLSYTLKQVARDTSARIGMGIVGVITFVAVFASVDYYLLDYAIGNAVLYHPEQDPDTVTRLLPPIGMENQYGEGVLAHPLGTDHRGRDILTRTIYGTRIAITVGFIATAIGMVGGTLVGAVSGYYGGWIDDVLQRMTETVYAIPFLVLVIAFMTAFGRDLTFAMIGVGIAAIPVFNRLIRSRVVSVREEDYVEAARAAGVKDRNVILRHIIPNSFAPVLVQATLQIGVSIIIVAGLSFLGFGAQPPTPSWGQMLSASRNYMLPAPTFSIFPGLAILITVIGFNILGDGLQDALDPRINN, encoded by the coding sequence ATGGCGACGAACACACAGGAAGTCGACGAACGCACGGATGACGAACAGGGGGGACCGAACGCGGTCGAGTCGCGGGTCGGCCTCTCGTACACGCTGAAGCAGGTCGCGCGCGACACGTCCGCCCGCATCGGCATGGGCATCGTCGGCGTCATCACGTTCGTGGCCGTGTTCGCGTCCGTCGACTACTACCTGCTCGACTACGCGATCGGGAACGCGGTGCTGTACCACCCCGAACAGGACCCCGACACCGTGACCAGGCTCCTCCCGCCGATCGGGATGGAGAACCAGTACGGCGAGGGGGTCCTCGCGCACCCGCTCGGCACCGACCATCGGGGGCGGGACATCCTCACGCGGACGATCTACGGCACCCGGATCGCCATCACGGTCGGGTTCATCGCGACCGCCATCGGCATGGTCGGCGGGACGCTCGTCGGCGCGGTCTCGGGCTACTACGGCGGCTGGATCGACGACGTGCTCCAGCGGATGACGGAGACGGTGTACGCCATCCCGTTCCTCGTGCTCGTCATCGCGTTCATGACCGCGTTCGGCCGCGACCTGACGTTCGCGATGATCGGGGTCGGCATCGCCGCCATCCCCGTGTTCAACCGGCTCATCCGCTCGCGGGTCGTCTCCGTCCGCGAGGAGGACTACGTCGAGGCGGCACGCGCCGCCGGGGTGAAGGACCGGAACGTCATCCTGCGGCACATCATTCCGAACAGCTTCGCGCCGGTGCTCGTGCAGGCGACCCTGCAGATCGGCGTGAGCATCATCATCGTCGCCGGCCTGTCGTTCCTCGGGTTCGGGGCCCAGCCGCCGACGCCGTCGTGGGGACAGATGCTCTCGGCGTCACGGAACTACATGCTGCCTGCGCCGACGTTCAGCATCTTCCCCGGGCTCGCCATCCTGATCACCGTGATCGGCTTCAACATCCTCGGCGACGGGCTCCAGGACGCACTCGATCCACGCATCAACAACTGA
- a CDS encoding ABC transporter ATP-binding protein, which produces MSERVGADGASAGVEDPLLEVRGLCKYFEDDEGMFGGVSVDGEFPFVHRSSRRVRAVEDVSFDIKRGETLGLVGESGCGKSTLARTVLRLLEPTDGSVYFQGEDLAGLSGEPLRRKRKDMQMIFQDPQSSLDPRMKVGRIVEEPMKAHDMLDDEGREARAKELLEKVGLDPQHYNRHPHAFSGGQRQRINLARALSVNPDFIVCDEPVSALDVSIQAQVLNTMERLQEEFDLTYLFIAHDLSVIRHISDRVAVMYLGQMVELADKEELFENPQHPYTQALLDAIPVPDPRSGGRSAVLHGDVPSPLDPPSGCRFRTRCPELIQPSEYDMGEAEWRNVVAFSRGVRRREFETTSRAEIERRYFRDGEPDGEAGRIVSEAVGSITEGEWDRAERLLREEFAEKSVCAREEPAYEVPPVHGDDRHYAACHLNREAALATGDAAEATERVPGEAAGTGD; this is translated from the coding sequence ATGAGTGAGCGCGTCGGCGCCGACGGGGCGTCGGCCGGGGTCGAGGACCCGCTGCTGGAGGTCCGCGGGCTCTGCAAGTACTTCGAGGACGACGAGGGGATGTTCGGCGGCGTCAGCGTCGACGGCGAGTTCCCGTTCGTCCACCGGTCCTCCCGTCGGGTCCGGGCGGTCGAGGACGTCAGTTTCGACATCAAGCGGGGCGAGACGCTCGGGCTCGTCGGCGAGTCCGGCTGCGGGAAGTCGACGCTCGCGCGGACGGTCCTCCGGCTGCTGGAGCCGACCGACGGGAGCGTCTACTTCCAGGGCGAGGACCTCGCGGGGCTGTCGGGCGAGCCGCTCCGGCGGAAGCGCAAGGACATGCAGATGATCTTCCAGGACCCGCAGTCCTCGCTCGACCCCCGGATGAAGGTGGGTCGGATCGTCGAGGAGCCGATGAAGGCCCACGACATGCTCGACGACGAGGGCCGGGAGGCCCGCGCGAAGGAACTGCTCGAGAAGGTCGGGCTCGACCCGCAACACTACAACCGCCACCCGCACGCGTTCTCGGGCGGCCAGCGCCAGCGCATCAACCTCGCGCGGGCGCTGTCGGTCAACCCGGACTTCATCGTCTGTGACGAGCCGGTGTCGGCGCTGGACGTCTCCATCCAGGCGCAGGTGCTGAACACGATGGAGCGGCTCCAGGAGGAGTTCGACCTCACCTACCTGTTCATCGCCCACGACCTCTCGGTCATCCGCCACATCTCCGACCGCGTGGCCGTGATGTACCTGGGCCAGATGGTCGAACTCGCCGACAAGGAGGAGCTGTTCGAGAACCCCCAGCACCCCTACACGCAGGCGCTGCTCGACGCCATCCCGGTGCCGGACCCGCGTTCGGGCGGCCGCTCGGCGGTCCTGCACGGCGACGTCCCCTCGCCCCTCGACCCGCCGTCCGGCTGCCGGTTCCGGACGCGGTGTCCGGAGCTCATCCAGCCGTCGGAGTACGACATGGGCGAGGCCGAGTGGCGGAACGTCGTCGCGTTCTCGCGGGGCGTGCGCCGTCGCGAGTTCGAGACGACCAGCCGCGCCGAGATCGAACGGCGGTACTTCCGGGACGGGGAGCCGGACGGGGAGGCCGGCCGGATCGTCTCGGAGGCCGTCGGCTCCATCACGGAGGGCGAGTGGGACCGGGCCGAGCGGTTGCTTCGGGAGGAGTTCGCCGAGAAGAGCGTCTGCGCGCGGGAGGAGCCGGCGTACGAGGTTCCCCCCGTCCACGGCGACGATCGCCACTACGCGGCCTGCCACCTGAACCGGGAGGCCGCGCTGGCGACCGGGGACGCGGCCGAGGCGACGGAGCGGGTGCCGGGCGAGGCGGCCGGCACGGGCGACTGA
- a CDS encoding ABC transporter substrate-binding protein produces MTNETRNHGLDRRSVLKGLSAGAALSLAGCTGPLGGGGGGDSGGTLYYGQVKGPLDLDPVVLNDVPSAQVAGQIYDGLYEYDLGLNVQPKLAADQPEVERDGTRFVVPLREGAEFWNGDAVTASDVVHTFLAPVEEETENAAELDMIDSAEAVDETTVQFDLAYPYGAFTTTMVRNVVNESVRTEDRDAYNTDPTGSGPFQLVEWEQEDYATLERWDDYWDADEAGTPNVAGIEFDPIEEQTTRVTSLEQGDNDIIETVPPQMYETVEGMDGASIVEEPGIGYFYLAFNCGEGPTTDPLVREAVDYCFSMDQAVSNFVEPAGVRQVSPYPTTLAEDWEFPLEEWGSITHDQNLEEAQALFEEAGVSMDYDWRIIVPPDDMREQIGVSIGDGLQNAGFENVQVQRLDWGTFTEAYQSGTESDFNMYTLGWSGSPDPDSFAYHLLSQEVEGVTNGTFHGYDEASQKLTRARESADREERQQLYTEATTTLLEERVHIPAYNLMNSYGISSSVEDFHAHAASTNVQIFTDNNNVSVQ; encoded by the coding sequence ATGACTAACGAAACACGGAACCACGGTCTCGACCGACGTAGCGTGCTGAAGGGCCTCAGCGCCGGGGCGGCGCTGAGCCTCGCCGGCTGTACCGGCCCCCTCGGCGGGGGCGGCGGCGGCGACTCGGGTGGGACGCTGTACTACGGCCAGGTGAAGGGCCCCTTGGACCTAGACCCAGTCGTCCTGAACGACGTTCCCTCCGCCCAGGTGGCGGGTCAGATCTACGACGGACTGTACGAGTACGACCTGGGGCTCAACGTCCAGCCCAAGCTGGCCGCCGACCAGCCCGAGGTCGAGCGCGACGGCACGCGGTTCGTCGTTCCGCTCCGCGAGGGCGCGGAGTTCTGGAACGGCGACGCAGTGACCGCGAGCGACGTGGTCCACACGTTCCTCGCCCCCGTCGAGGAGGAGACGGAGAACGCCGCGGAGCTCGACATGATCGACTCCGCGGAGGCAGTCGACGAGACGACCGTCCAGTTCGACCTCGCGTACCCCTACGGCGCGTTCACGACGACGATGGTGCGCAACGTCGTGAACGAGTCGGTCCGGACCGAGGACCGCGACGCGTACAACACGGACCCGACCGGGTCGGGCCCGTTCCAGCTCGTCGAGTGGGAGCAGGAAGACTACGCCACGCTCGAACGCTGGGACGACTACTGGGACGCCGACGAGGCCGGGACGCCGAACGTCGCGGGGATCGAGTTCGACCCGATCGAGGAGCAGACGACCCGCGTCACGAGCCTCGAACAGGGCGACAACGACATCATCGAGACCGTCCCGCCCCAGATGTACGAGACCGTCGAGGGCATGGACGGGGCGAGCATCGTCGAGGAGCCCGGGATCGGCTACTTCTACCTCGCGTTCAACTGCGGCGAGGGGCCGACCACCGACCCGCTCGTGCGTGAGGCGGTCGACTACTGCTTCTCGATGGACCAGGCCGTCTCGAACTTCGTCGAACCGGCGGGCGTCCGGCAGGTCAGCCCGTACCCGACGACGCTGGCCGAGGACTGGGAGTTCCCGCTCGAGGAGTGGGGCTCGATCACGCACGACCAGAACCTCGAGGAGGCACAGGCGCTGTTCGAGGAGGCGGGCGTGAGCATGGACTACGACTGGCGCATCATCGTCCCGCCGGACGACATGCGCGAGCAGATCGGCGTCTCCATCGGCGACGGCCTCCAGAACGCCGGCTTCGAGAACGTCCAGGTCCAGCGCCTCGACTGGGGGACCTTCACCGAGGCCTACCAGAGCGGTACCGAGTCGGACTTCAACATGTACACGCTCGGATGGTCCGGCAGTCCCGACCCCGACTCGTTCGCCTACCACCTGCTCTCCCAGGAGGTCGAGGGCGTGACGAACGGCACCTTCCACGGCTACGACGAGGCGTCCCAGAAGCTGACCCGGGCCCGCGAGTCGGCCGACCGGGAGGAGCGCCAGCAGCTGTACACCGAGGCGACGACGACGCTCCTCGAGGAGCGCGTCCACATCCCGGCGTACAACCTGATGAACTCCTACGGCATCAGCTCCAGCGTGGAGGACTTCCACGCGCACGCGGCCTCCACGAACGTCCAGATCTTCACCGACAACAACAACGTCTCGGTCCAGTAA
- a CDS encoding endonuclease/exonuclease/phosphatase family protein — translation MTDPEPDPEVRLISWNVNRSSIENLREQLTGLRECDPDIVALQEVGVKASRRARQLLREHGFEYAAHSHEFRSDDPNNTSGIAFASHWPFRVLPPETFRMPAQHQALSAVFHAPIGRIEGHSVHLLPGSQYGETKVEMFEGIYDRLAEDDPPNFRFLCGDFNSPKTESDDGEVTVWGSDDRWVEAERNVIVGLANHDLTDAYREVNGYGDDAYSFVTRNQGREWRRRFDHVFASESLDATTAEYLHQFDDLSDHSPLEVMFTPDGGQGDGADSRRQRRPTTPEEDITPGEAPRDRSTGGLTFDDDIRVVDPKSNRRRGRFNAGWNKAVAGTDMEDALERLTWENLGWRLGKLFGETSDDLRGELYDWCVKQQIEAEPGL, via the coding sequence ATGACTGACCCGGAACCCGACCCAGAAGTACGACTGATCAGTTGGAACGTCAATCGTTCGTCGATCGAAAACCTGAGGGAGCAACTGACCGGCCTCCGAGAATGCGACCCGGACATCGTCGCCCTCCAAGAAGTCGGCGTCAAAGCAAGCCGGAGAGCGCGTCAACTCCTGCGAGAACACGGCTTCGAGTACGCTGCACACAGCCACGAGTTTCGATCCGATGACCCCAACAACACATCGGGCATTGCGTTCGCGAGTCACTGGCCGTTTCGGGTGCTCCCGCCGGAGACGTTCCGGATGCCGGCACAGCATCAGGCGCTCTCCGCGGTATTTCATGCTCCTATCGGCCGAATCGAGGGCCATTCCGTCCATCTGCTCCCGGGCAGTCAGTATGGGGAGACGAAGGTCGAAATGTTCGAAGGGATCTACGACCGGCTAGCAGAGGACGATCCACCGAACTTTCGATTTCTCTGCGGCGATTTCAACTCTCCGAAAACCGAGAGCGACGATGGCGAGGTTACGGTCTGGGGCAGCGACGATCGGTGGGTCGAGGCTGAACGTAACGTCATCGTCGGTCTCGCGAACCACGACCTCACCGATGCCTACCGCGAGGTCAACGGCTACGGTGACGATGCCTACAGCTTCGTGACCAGAAACCAAGGCAGGGAATGGCGTCGGCGGTTCGATCACGTGTTCGCCAGCGAGTCACTTGACGCGACCACGGCGGAATATCTCCACCAGTTCGATGATCTCTCCGATCATTCGCCGCTCGAAGTGATGTTTACGCCGGATGGAGGACAGGGAGACGGGGCCGATAGCCGACGCCAACGGCGTCCGACCACCCCTGAAGAGGACATCACGCCCGGGGAAGCGCCGAGGGATCGGTCGACTGGCGGTCTGACGTTTGACGACGATATCCGTGTCGTCGATCCGAAATCGAATCGTCGTCGTGGTCGATTCAACGCGGGCTGGAACAAAGCCGTAGCTGGGACGGATATGGAGGACGCCCTCGAACGCCTCACGTGGGAGAACCTGGGTTGGCGTCTCGGCAAACTGTTCGGTGAAACGTCCGATGACCTTCGGGGGGAGCTATACGATTGGTGTGTGAAACAGCAAATCGAGGCCGAACCCGGTCTCTAG
- a CDS encoding LLM class flavin-dependent oxidoreductase, whose amino-acid sequence MNSVEHVSPGSWTYPGDRSHRYTDREYWTDVARTAERGGFDSVFFADVRGVYDVFGGDRETAIRKGIQTPSNDPSYLVPAMAEVTEDLGFAVTRSTTYTHPYQLAREFSTLDHLTDGRVAFNVVTSYLESAAANLGLDGRMDKATRYDRADEFLEVCYRLWEDSWDGDAVVRDAERGVYTEPDRVRAIDHEGEFFDVPGPHGCEPSPQRTPVVFQAGSSDRGRDFAAANAEAVFCSQPTERGVLEYVDDLRDRAAALGRDPDSLAFFPGIVPVVGETAEAAEAKYEALVEHVDVEASLALLSGFLDVDLSELDPDRRIEHIETDAIQGTMNAFTRADPDREWTVREVAEFSGLGTTSPVVVGTPEEVADELEHWFREVGVDGFNVKEVVRTGSLDDFVDLVSPVLRERGLLPEEPRGDTLRERLFGAGPRLPVDHPGRR is encoded by the coding sequence ATGAACTCGGTCGAGCACGTCTCGCCCGGGTCCTGGACGTACCCCGGCGACCGGTCGCACCGCTACACCGACCGGGAGTACTGGACCGACGTGGCCCGGACCGCCGAACGGGGCGGCTTCGACTCGGTGTTCTTCGCGGACGTGCGCGGGGTGTACGACGTGTTCGGCGGCGACCGCGAGACGGCGATCCGGAAGGGCATCCAGACGCCCTCGAACGACCCGAGCTACCTCGTGCCGGCGATGGCCGAGGTGACCGAGGACCTGGGCTTCGCCGTCACGCGCTCGACCACCTACACGCACCCGTACCAGCTCGCCCGCGAGTTCTCGACGCTCGACCACCTCACGGACGGCAGGGTCGCGTTCAACGTCGTCACCTCCTACCTCGAATCCGCGGCGGCGAACCTCGGGCTCGACGGGCGCATGGACAAGGCGACCAGATACGACCGCGCCGACGAGTTCCTGGAGGTCTGCTATCGGCTGTGGGAGGACTCCTGGGACGGGGACGCGGTCGTCCGCGACGCCGAGCGCGGCGTCTACACGGAGCCCGACAGGGTCCGCGCCATCGACCACGAGGGCGAGTTCTTCGACGTTCCCGGACCGCACGGCTGCGAGCCGTCCCCCCAGCGGACCCCGGTCGTCTTCCAGGCCGGGTCGTCCGACCGCGGGCGGGACTTCGCGGCCGCCAACGCCGAGGCCGTCTTCTGCTCGCAGCCGACGGAGCGCGGCGTGCTGGAGTACGTGGACGACCTGCGCGACCGGGCGGCCGCCCTCGGTCGCGACCCCGACTCGCTCGCGTTCTTCCCCGGCATCGTCCCGGTCGTCGGCGAGACCGCGGAGGCCGCCGAGGCGAAGTACGAGGCGCTCGTCGAGCACGTCGACGTCGAGGCGTCGCTCGCGCTCCTCTCGGGGTTTCTCGACGTGGACCTCTCGGAGCTGGACCCCGACCGGCGGATCGAGCACATCGAGACCGACGCCATCCAGGGGACGATGAACGCCTTCACGAGGGCGGACCCGGACCGGGAGTGGACCGTCCGCGAGGTCGCGGAGTTCTCCGGACTCGGGACGACCTCCCCGGTCGTCGTCGGCACGCCGGAGGAGGTCGCGGACGAACTGGAGCACTGGTTCCGCGAGGTCGGCGTGGACGGGTTCAACGTGAAGGAGGTCGTCCGCACCGGGAGCCTCGACGACTTCGTCGACCTCGTCTCCCCGGTGCTCCGCGAGCGGGGACTCCTTCCGGAGGAACCGCGGGGGGACACGCTCCGCGAGCGACTGTTCGGCGCCGGACCGCGCCTCCCGGTCGACCACCCGGGCCGACGGTGA